Within Sorghum bicolor cultivar BTx623 chromosome 2, Sorghum_bicolor_NCBIv3, whole genome shotgun sequence, the genomic segment CAACGCACTCCCATGAATTAAACCTCTCAAGTTGTGCCCGCGTCTATCAGTTTGTACTTGTACAAATTGAACACACACCTAaagaatactccctccatatcatgAAGGTAGACGTTTTAGGCTTTGGTGCTAATTTCACGTTAGTTGACGTTCTGAGTGTGGGAGATCAAAACCGGACTTGTTTGCCCCCGGCTGTTCAACTTCGACGCAGCATTAATACATGCATGCACTCATCGGTTCTTGCCCAGCATTCAAAGCTAAGCACGCCGCTCGCCGCACGCTGGTTGCTCGCGCGCGCTCTCCATCTTCCTCTGCTATTCTTGGTGGTCCACTGATGGCTCCCTCGCCTGTGATCGCGCTCGCCGCTCGCCGCGTGCTGGCTGCTCGCCGCGCGATGGCCGCTCGCCGCACGCTACTCAAAGCCGAAATTCTAAATTGAAAATGGCGAGCGCCGGCGGCAAAGCAAAGAGCAGCAGCGCCGCGCGCGAAAGTGAAAGCAGCAGCGCGCGAAGCAAAAACCAGCAGCAACAGCGCCTGTGAACGGCCGAGTGCACGAGCTACAGTGCCATGCATAATGCATGCGCCGGCGGCAAAGCAAAGAGCAGCAGCGCCGCGCGCGAAAGTGAAAGCAGCAGCACGCGAAGCAAAAACCAGCAGCAACAGCGCCTGTGAACGGCCGAGTGCACGAGCTACAGTGCCATGCATAATGCATGCAAAAAATTATGTTGCCCAAGGGGTTCGAACCAGGGACACCAGCCTCGAGCTACGCAATGCAAGCCAACTGAGCTAGGATAGTTTGTTGTTTAAATAGCACGCACACTGCTATTTAATAAGGGTAAAGATGGAAAATTAACCTCTAATTAATCACTCCTTGGTTaccacaatcatgtcctaaacgtctACCTTCATGATATGGAGGAGTACCAAGTACTACGGCGTTGTTAACTCTTGCGGGAACCTGACAGCCCAAGCTTTACTGTCCGAGCTCGCTGCATCAATTCGCTGTCGCAGAGCGTCctcatgactcatgagcacgTATACTACGCATCATCATTCATCCAAACCAAATTCAAACGAGATTTTGACTTCATTTATATTTCTCGAATCTTTCAGGGAGCGAGCATTACATGGAGTAGGTACATACCATTGTGATTGATATCACCATCACAGAAACTAATACATGAGCACGAACAAATCTCGGAAACCAGAGGACACACAACCAACAACCTGCCGGAACTGCAAACTTTCACAAATCACAACCTGTCACCCATCATCCGATATATAGAAGAACTGCAGGGAAATGTATGCTGCTGACGTATCAGTGCTTGCCACCGATGCCAATGCCgcctccgccaccgccaccgccaccgccaccgccgccgaacCCGCCGCCCTTGCCAAACCCAAAGCCAAATCCCTTGCCGAAACCACCGCCGGAGCCACCGCCAGCGCCGCCACCATATCCACCGCCGCTGCCaagaccaccacccttgccaaaGCCGCCGCCGTAGCCACCGCCGGAGCCGAGGCCACCACCCTTGCCAAAGCCGCCGCCGTAGCCACCGCCGGAGCCgataccaccacccttgccaaaGCCGCCACCCATGCCATGCCCACCGCCAAGGCCGCCGCCCTTGCCATAGCCTCCACCGATGCCATGACCAATACCGCCTCCTAGTCCACCGCCCTTTCCATAGCCACCGCCGAGACCGCCGCCCTTTCCATATCCACCGCCCAATCCATGGCCAATGCCACCGCCGAGGCCACCGCCCTTCCCGTAGCCTCCACCAATGCCATGGCCGATGCCGCCTCCAAGTCCGCCACCCTTGCCGTACCCGCCGCCAACGCCATGACCGATCCCGCCACCAAGGCCTCCACCCTTGCCGTACCCACCACCAAGGCCATGGCCGATGCCACCTCCGAGACCGCCACCTTTCCCGTACCCTCCACCAAGGCCGCCACCTTTTCCGAAGCCGCCGCCGAGGCCGTGGCCGATCCCGCCACCCAGCCCagcgccacctcctccgccatacccacctcctccaccacaaccgcctccgccgcctcccCCGCCACCatagccgccgccaccgccgcccaaGCCAGCACCCTTGCCGAAGTGCTTCTTGAGCCACAGGAACTTCTcgtcggctgcggcggcggcgtccttgGTGGCGACCGGGCGAGCCCACGCGCCCACGGCCGCGCTGCTCAGGCAGAGCAGCAGCGCCAGCGCCACCCCCTTGCTCTTCGCCATGGCTgctatagctagctagctagctgtgtGGAGCGCGCACTCGTACTCCTGGAGGAAGAAAAGGTGCTTGTGAGAGGACGCGGTGCAGTGGTCTCGTAGCTCAGCGGCTTTATATAGCCGTGACCGACCGCAGTGCAGAGTGACGAAGCTACGGGGGGAGGAGCTGAGCTGAACAGAGCTGAGCATTAAGTGATGGCTATCTGTGCACTGGACTGGCCATGTGGTTGGGGGAGGAGGACGCGGTGGCCATGGCCGGCGGTGGCGCTGGCGCAATAAAGGATCGAGAGCGAGGGTGCAGCTGGGTGGGTGGGTGGATGGATGAGGGGAGGAGTGAAGAGGGTTACTGCAATGGTGCAGcagacaaaggccttgtttagttcaccctgaaaaccaaaaagttttcaagattctccgtcacatcgaatcttatgtcacatgcatgaaacattaaatatagacgaaaataaaaactaattacacagtttagctgtaaaccgcgagacgaatcttttgatcctagttagtctatgattggataatatttgtcacaaacaaacgaaagtgctacagtaccgaaaactttttacttttcggaactaaacaagaccaaagtGGCAGATGGATGGAGAAGAAGGGCACTGCTACGTACACGCTTTAATTAAAACCATCACAGGTTCGCCGCCATTGGCGTGTTCGGTTCGGCCGTCGGCGACTCGTGCATGTGCGTGCGTGCACACATCCGTTTCCCGAAGGCCGAAGTACGTGACGGACGGAGAGGAGAGAACGTTGGCGCGCGCCCGCTTTCCACCGCGTTTCGCGATCGTTTTTCTTTTcgttaaaaaaaaacaagggTAGCAGAAGAATGTTCACCTCGATTTGCACTGTCAGGACTGTCTCCGTGTGTGTGTGGCAGAGCACGAGCCAGGGAATTTTCAGACTGCATATACAGtttcttgtttttctttttctttttttttttggttctagCATCAGATGGTATATAGACTATATATATACGAGTAAAattcattttcttttttttttgcgatcaGTAAAATACATTTTCTGGTGTACGTTGGcgcttgcatgcatgcatgacgaTATGGCTAATAAAAGTTTGGCAGCCGGGCGCGGGCACCCGGGTTGGTGTTAGCTATAGGTTAGTTAATTACAACTCCTACTTGCATGACGAGTGGAAAATGGAGTGCAGATCGAGTGCTGGCCGCGCCATGGATAGATACTCTATGTGCGTGATCGAGCCGTACGTACTATTGTATCGATCTAGTAcagtcatgcatgcatgtatgaaAGAAAGAAGCGTACGTGTTGCACGTTACATGCCGGCCGGGTGCCTTTTGGTCACAGATGAAGGCTGGACGGCTGGTACAGTGGCCGTGGCGTGCATCATGTGCTGTGCTGGTGCGCCTGGTGTGGGTTAATGAGCCTCCCCAGGACaattcggccggccggccgggtacTCGCGAGTGTTCTTTTTACAGCTAGCTTGTACATCATGCATATGCATTGGCCGCGGCCTGAGATCTGTCAAATCTAATTTGAGAGGACGATGCATGCATGCGTACGTGCCGTAATAGCGAGAGTGCCCGCTTCCCGTAATAGGCTCAAAATCCTATTGACAGCAGCGGCCCTAGCTGGCTAGCTAGGACTAGAGCGAGGATTGTGTGATCCCCGCGGAGCCGAGATCGCCTCGTGACAACGGAATTACTGCCGTTTGAAAATGGTCGGTGCCGGTGTTAGGATTTTGAGAGGACCTCCGGTGAACTCGTCACGACGGCCCGTCTAGACTATACACATATAAAATCTTATAATATATATGTACTAATTTTACTTACTAAACAAAAGCAAATTCAATAATATACTCTTT encodes:
- the LOC8057950 gene encoding glycine-rich cell wall structural protein — its product is MAKSKGVALALLLCLSSAAVGAWARPVATKDAAAAADEKFLWLKKHFGKGAGLGGGGGGYGGGGGGGGGGGLGGGYGKGGGLGGGIGHGLGGGYGKGGGLGGGIGHGVGGGYGKGGGLGGGIGHGIGGGYGKGGGLGGGIGHGLGGGYGKGGGLGGGYGKGGGLGGGIGHGIGGGYGKGGGLGGGHGMGGGFGKGGGIGSGGGYGGGFGKGGGLGSGGGYGGGFGKGGGLGSGGGYGGGAGGGSGGGFGKGFGFGFGKGGGFGGGGGGGGGGGGGIGIGGKH